Proteins encoded within one genomic window of Anopheles gambiae chromosome 3, idAnoGambNW_F1_1, whole genome shotgun sequence:
- the LOC133394057 gene encoding mantle protein-like: protein MKLVLFVATMAILGASLSQAKLVKVEVPVAVPVPVPEIQHIEKRVSTIKEVKVPYIQEVPEEHVVTHVKEVPVVKEVPVVNEITVYRDVEVVREVPVEKIVHRRVEVPVEVVREVELVREVPIIKEIPHVKVVKVIKEVPVEEVIVKDLPVAEPYPVKVPIHVPVPVQAHQLHLTKLNKFPHLHGIKNFLG, encoded by the exons ATGAAACTG GTTCTTTTCGTCGCCACCATGGCGATTCTCGGCGCTTCCCTGTCCCAAGCCAAGCTGGTAAAGGTGGAAGTACCGGTGGCAGTGCCCGTACCCGTGCCCGAGATTCAGCACATCGAGAAGCGTGTGTCCACCATCAAGGAGGTGAAGGTGCCGTACATTCAGGAGGTGCCGGAAGAGCACGTCGTCACCCACGTGAAGGAAGTGCCCGTAGTGAAGGAGGTGCCGGTCGTGAACGAAATTACGGTGTACCGTGATGTGGAGGTCGTGCGGGAGGTGCCGGTCGAAAAGATCGTACATCGGCGCGTGGAGGTGCCGGTGGAGGTGGTACGCGAGGTTGAGCTGGTGCGTGAAGTGCCCATCATCAAGGAGATTCCGCACGTGAAGGTCGTGAAGGTGATCAAGGAAGTCCCCGTCGAGGAGGTGATCGTGAAGGACCTGCCCGTGGCTGAGCCGTACCCGGTCAAGGTGCCAATCCACGTCCCCGTGCCGGTTCAGGCGCACCAGCTGCACCTGACGAAGCTGAACAAGTTCCCGCATTTGCACGGCATCAAGAACTTCCTTGGATAA
- the LOC133394055 gene encoding carbohydrate sulfotransferase 13-like isoform X1, giving the protein MNSCFAVGRERRRTTNLTAVGNGHEPVLSVLSRDVVKKHRIPTRSFALSFASCAIACTFGDSKSALVLLGKCSMGTSSARRRGSSIAVPNRQVTVGSVVRWSVAGFLVTCAILVLVLPWPLPYEQSIEQIMQDRAQHLLEQCETIRALGNLTAPNPRTSRPNYLYFNYFYQPQHQLLWCSISKVASSSWMYQFNRWAGVPREKIDSVAHDMKGLTRMYYPVPTRADVERMKQNVEPPVVTRFLLVRDPFDRFVSAYEDLIVRPQSDNYRNLRRFIFREVYGADTPPGSNNEKNDTSGDDYPVPSFSDFTEFVLRRPNVLDPHWNTYYNLCDPCFLEPTVIVKLETYDRDVAHILRLANVSSDADNYDNAAAQFEGYRLNVNHHRGSPGDNGRAQRNFTTTVDRLAELTEAQFERLYRRYELDFRLFQYDASHYFALYRTD; this is encoded by the exons ATGAACAGCTGTTTTGCTGTGGGGAGGGAGAGACGGCGGACCACGAATTTGACGGCCGTCGGAAACGGCCACGAACCGGTCTTGTCAGTGTTGTCCCGGGACGTAGTGAAGAAGCATCGCATACCAACAcgctctttcgctctttcGTTCGCTTCCTGCGCGATCGCGTGCACTTTTGGAGATTCCAAAAGCGCGCTCGTGCTTTTGGGGAAGTGCTCGATGGGAACGTCTTCTGCCCGACGCCGTGGCAGTAGCATCGCAGTTCCTAACCGGCAGGTTACCGTGGGCAGTGTGGTGCGATGGTCGGTGGCAGGATTTCTGGTGACTTGTGCAATACTGGTGCTAGTGCTCCCATGGCCTCTGCCCTACGAACAGTCGATCGAGCAGATCATGCAGGACCGTGCGCAACATCTGCTGGAACAGTGTGAAACGATCCGTGCGCTCGGCAATCTGACCGCGCCGAATCCGCGCACGTCCCGGCCCAACTATCTGTACTTCAACTACTTCTACCAACCGCAGCACCAGCTACTGTGGTGTTCCATCAGCAAGGTTGCCTCCAGCAGCTGGATGTATCAGTTCAACCGGTGGGCGGGCGTGCCGCGCGAAAAGATCGACAGCGTGGCCCACGACATGAAGGGGCTGACGCGCATGTACTATCCCGTCCCGACACGTGCCGACGTGGAGCGGATGAAGCAGAACGTGGAACCACCGGTGGTGACGCGGTTTCTGCTCGTGCGTGATCCGTTCGATCGATTCGTGAGCGCGTACGAAGATCTGATCGTTCGACCGCAGAGCGATAACTATCGCAACCTGCGGCGGTTCATCTTTCGGGAAGTTTATGGGGCGGATACTCCCCCAGGCAGTAACAACGAG AAGAATGACACCTCCGGTGACGACTACCCCGTGCCAAGCTTTAGCGACTTCACCGAGTTCGTACTGCGGCGCCCGAACGTGCTGGATCCACACTGGAACACTTACTACAATCTGTGCGATCCCTGCTTTCTCGAGCCGACCGTCATCGTCAAGCTGGAAACGTACGATCGGGACGTAGCGCACATTCTCCGGCTGGCGAACGTGTCGAGCGACGCGGATAATTATGATAATGCTGCCGCCCAGTTCGAGGGATACCGGCTGAATGTTAATCATCATCGAGGCAGCCCCGGTGACAACGGTCGGGCACAACGGAACTTCACCACCACGGTGGATCGACTGGCGGAACTGACGGAGGCCCAGTTCGAGCGGCTGTACCGGCGGTACGAGCTAGATTTTCGATTGTTTCAGTACGACGCCAGTCATTACTTTGCACTGTACAGGACTGATTAA
- the LOC133394056 gene encoding mantle protein-like — MKLLLVLCSLGALLQASIATHDINVPVLVPVPHIKKVPISIPKYEHTKGEIIKHVPEPIIKRVPVEKHVDVEKQVEVVKQVPVTKEIVVERPVEVIREVPIEKVVIEKVEVPYEVIKHVEKIKHIPVEKHIEVIKEVEEIREVPYKRYVFNKKPYPVAYNEPEEVQVPYTVPETVAPVPVVVEPVEPSLKDKFHNLAGSYLPDPVGFLKKFGKH, encoded by the exons ATGAAGCTG TTACTCGTCCTCTGCTCGCTAGGAGCGCTTCTCCAAGCATCGATCGCCACGCACGACATCAATGTTCCCGTGCTGGTGCCGGTACCCCACATCAAGAAGGTCCCGATCAGCATCCCCAAGTACGAGCACACCAAGGGCGAGATCATCAAGCACGTCCCCGAGCCGATCATCAAGCGCGTCCCGGTGGAGAAGCACGTCGACGTGGAGAAGCAGGTCGAGGTCGTGAAGCAAGTGCCCGTAACGAAGGAGATCGTCGTCGAGCGGCCGGTGGAGGTTATTCGCGAGGTGCCGATCGAGAAGGTGGTCATCGAGAAGGTGGAGGTGCCGTACGAGGTGATCAAGCACGTGGAGAAGATCAAGCACATCCCGGTCGAGAAGCACATCGAGGTGATCAAGGAGGTGGAGGAGATCCGCGAGGTGCCGTACAAGCGGTACGTCTTCAACAAGAAGCCCTACCCGGTGGCGTACAACGAGCCGGAGGAGGTGCAGGTGCCGTACACGGTGCCGGAAACGGTCGCACCAGTACCGGTGGTGGTAGAACCGGTGGAACCTTCGCTGAAGGACAAGTTCCACAACCTGGCCGGTAGCTACCTGCCCGATCCGGTCGGTTTCCTCAAGAAGTTTGGCAAGCATTAA
- the LOC133394055 gene encoding carbohydrate sulfotransferase 13-like isoform X2 produces MNSCFAVGRERRRTTNLTAVGNGHEPVLSVLSRDVVKKHRIPTRSFALSFASCAIACTFGDSKSALVLLGKCSMGTSSARRRGSSIAVPNRQVTVGSVVRWSVAGFLVTCAILVLVLPWPLPYEQSIEQIMQDRAQHLLEQCETIRALGNLTAPNPRTSRPNYLYFNYFYQPQHQLLWCSISKVASSSWMYQFNRWAGVPREKIDSVAHDMKGLTRMYYPVPTRADVERMKQNVEPPVVTRFLLVRDPFDRFVSAYEDLIVRPQSDNYRNLRRFIFREVYGADTPPGSNNENDTSGDDYPVPSFSDFTEFVLRRPNVLDPHWNTYYNLCDPCFLEPTVIVKLETYDRDVAHILRLANVSSDADNYDNAAAQFEGYRLNVNHHRGSPGDNGRAQRNFTTTVDRLAELTEAQFERLYRRYELDFRLFQYDASHYFALYRTD; encoded by the exons ATGAACAGCTGTTTTGCTGTGGGGAGGGAGAGACGGCGGACCACGAATTTGACGGCCGTCGGAAACGGCCACGAACCGGTCTTGTCAGTGTTGTCCCGGGACGTAGTGAAGAAGCATCGCATACCAACAcgctctttcgctctttcGTTCGCTTCCTGCGCGATCGCGTGCACTTTTGGAGATTCCAAAAGCGCGCTCGTGCTTTTGGGGAAGTGCTCGATGGGAACGTCTTCTGCCCGACGCCGTGGCAGTAGCATCGCAGTTCCTAACCGGCAGGTTACCGTGGGCAGTGTGGTGCGATGGTCGGTGGCAGGATTTCTGGTGACTTGTGCAATACTGGTGCTAGTGCTCCCATGGCCTCTGCCCTACGAACAGTCGATCGAGCAGATCATGCAGGACCGTGCGCAACATCTGCTGGAACAGTGTGAAACGATCCGTGCGCTCGGCAATCTGACCGCGCCGAATCCGCGCACGTCCCGGCCCAACTATCTGTACTTCAACTACTTCTACCAACCGCAGCACCAGCTACTGTGGTGTTCCATCAGCAAGGTTGCCTCCAGCAGCTGGATGTATCAGTTCAACCGGTGGGCGGGCGTGCCGCGCGAAAAGATCGACAGCGTGGCCCACGACATGAAGGGGCTGACGCGCATGTACTATCCCGTCCCGACACGTGCCGACGTGGAGCGGATGAAGCAGAACGTGGAACCACCGGTGGTGACGCGGTTTCTGCTCGTGCGTGATCCGTTCGATCGATTCGTGAGCGCGTACGAAGATCTGATCGTTCGACCGCAGAGCGATAACTATCGCAACCTGCGGCGGTTCATCTTTCGGGAAGTTTATGGGGCGGATACTCCCCCAGGCAGTAACAACGAG AATGACACCTCCGGTGACGACTACCCCGTGCCAAGCTTTAGCGACTTCACCGAGTTCGTACTGCGGCGCCCGAACGTGCTGGATCCACACTGGAACACTTACTACAATCTGTGCGATCCCTGCTTTCTCGAGCCGACCGTCATCGTCAAGCTGGAAACGTACGATCGGGACGTAGCGCACATTCTCCGGCTGGCGAACGTGTCGAGCGACGCGGATAATTATGATAATGCTGCCGCCCAGTTCGAGGGATACCGGCTGAATGTTAATCATCATCGAGGCAGCCCCGGTGACAACGGTCGGGCACAACGGAACTTCACCACCACGGTGGATCGACTGGCGGAACTGACGGAGGCCCAGTTCGAGCGGCTGTACCGGCGGTACGAGCTAGATTTTCGATTGTTTCAGTACGACGCCAGTCATTACTTTGCACTGTACAGGACTGATTAA